The Streptomyces sp. RKAG293 genome includes a region encoding these proteins:
- a CDS encoding glycosyl hydrolase family 18 protein — MAAATSAALALGAITALVGGLAPASAAGSAGTDAQPAAAAASSGGVKIAYYDQWSVYGNAFYPKDLDTRGIASKLDVINYSFGNIHPTDLTCFEANKAASQDENNPSAGDGAGDSFADYQKSFGAADSVDGVADTWNQPITGAFNQLRKLKAKYPKLKVDISIGGWTYSKYFSDAAKTDASRKKLVTSCIDQYIKGNLPVDGGFGGPGSAAGVFDGIDLDWEYPGSTGGHLGNHVDAADKQNFTLLLAEFRKQLDAYGTANGGKKMLLTAALPAGQDKISHIETNKVGQYLDYANIMTYDMHGAWDTDGPVYHQSPLVPSATDPTDPIAPGTEKYNITNAVNAWLDGNAAYGIAGGFPANKLTLGYELYYRGWTGVPAGANHGLGQPASGPAPARSLSATAGIAYYKELGGIVDNPATTFWDDASKSSYFYNGTEFWTGLNAQSIQARADYAHCRGLAGAMMYSLLDLDTGTTLLNKINTAVGGSASGCGTTPPTTPPTTPPTTPPTTPPTTPPTTPPTTPPTTPPTGTCAAAAWSSSAVYTSASGTVSWKGHNWKAKWWTTGEEPGTTGEWGVWQDLGAC, encoded by the coding sequence GTGGCTGCCGCCACCAGTGCGGCCCTCGCCCTCGGCGCGATCACCGCGCTCGTCGGCGGACTCGCCCCGGCGAGCGCCGCGGGCAGTGCGGGTACCGACGCCCAGCCGGCCGCCGCGGCCGCGAGCAGCGGCGGGGTGAAGATCGCCTACTACGACCAGTGGAGCGTGTACGGCAACGCCTTCTACCCCAAGGACCTCGACACCCGGGGGATCGCGAGCAAGCTCGACGTCATCAACTACTCGTTCGGGAACATCCACCCGACCGACCTCACCTGTTTCGAGGCCAACAAGGCCGCCTCGCAGGACGAGAACAACCCCAGCGCCGGTGACGGCGCGGGCGACTCCTTCGCGGACTACCAGAAGTCCTTCGGCGCGGCCGACAGCGTCGACGGGGTGGCCGACACCTGGAACCAGCCGATCACCGGCGCGTTCAACCAGCTGCGGAAGCTCAAGGCGAAGTACCCGAAGCTGAAGGTCGACATCTCCATCGGCGGCTGGACGTACTCCAAGTACTTCTCGGACGCGGCGAAGACCGACGCGAGCCGCAAGAAGCTCGTGACGTCCTGCATCGACCAGTACATCAAGGGCAACCTGCCCGTCGACGGCGGCTTCGGCGGCCCCGGCTCCGCGGCCGGCGTGTTCGACGGGATCGACCTCGACTGGGAGTACCCGGGCTCGACGGGCGGCCACCTCGGCAACCACGTGGACGCGGCCGACAAGCAGAACTTCACGCTGCTGCTCGCCGAGTTCCGCAAGCAGCTCGACGCGTACGGCACCGCCAACGGCGGCAAGAAGATGCTGCTGACCGCCGCGCTGCCGGCCGGCCAGGACAAGATCTCGCACATCGAGACCAACAAGGTCGGGCAGTACCTCGACTACGCGAACATCATGACCTACGACATGCACGGCGCCTGGGACACCGACGGACCGGTCTACCACCAGTCGCCGCTCGTCCCGTCGGCCACCGACCCGACCGACCCGATCGCGCCGGGCACCGAGAAGTACAACATCACCAACGCGGTGAACGCCTGGCTCGACGGCAATGCCGCATACGGCATCGCCGGCGGCTTCCCCGCCAACAAGCTGACGCTGGGCTACGAGCTCTACTACCGCGGCTGGACGGGCGTTCCCGCCGGTGCCAACCACGGTCTGGGCCAGCCCGCCAGCGGCCCCGCCCCGGCCCGCAGCCTCAGCGCCACGGCCGGTATCGCGTACTACAAGGAACTCGGCGGCATCGTCGACAACCCCGCGACCACCTTCTGGGACGACGCGTCGAAGTCCTCGTACTTCTACAACGGCACGGAGTTCTGGACCGGTCTCAACGCCCAGTCGATCCAGGCCCGCGCGGACTACGCGCACTGCCGCGGACTGGCCGGCGCGATGATGTACTCGCTGCTGGACCTGGACACCGGCACCACGCTGCTCAACAAGATCAACACCGCGGTGGGCGGCTCCGCGAGCGGCTGCGGCACCACACCGCCGACGACCCCGCCCACGACTCCTCCGACCACCCCGCCGACCACTCCGCCCACGACGCCTCCGACCACGCCTCCCACCACCCCGCCGACGACGCCGCCCACCGGCACCTGCGCCGCGGCCGCCTGGAGCTCCTCCGCCGTCTACACCAGTGCCAGCGGAACGGTCTCCTGGAAGGGCCACAACTGGAAGGCCAAGTGGTGGACGACGGGCGAGGAGCCCGGCACCACCGGCGAATGGGGCGTGTGGCAGGACCTCGGCGCCTGCTGA
- a CDS encoding LLM class flavin-dependent oxidoreductase, translated as MGDEPQTTDDIRGAARGSAPVPLSVLDLATVGSGLTATHALRASVELAELAEARGFHRMWVAEHHSMPGVASSSPAVILAHLAAFTRTLRLGSGGVMLPNHAPLVIAEQFGTLEALAPGRIDLGLGRAPGTDGATAAALRRTDRPDGADDFPQQLAELTRFLDDDFPDGHRYARIHAIPGPVQGSVAGGVQSASRPSVWLLGSSGFSARLAGALGLPFSFAHHFSAANTVPALELYRESFRPSAVLDRPYAAIGVSALAADDPAEARRQVLTGALGMLRLRTGRPGLIPSPEEAEAYEFSALEREFIDSWLVNVVHGGAEEVRDGLDALVKRTGADELIITANAHTPAARLRSYALIADAYGLPGGES; from the coding sequence GTGGGAGACGAACCGCAGACCACCGATGACATCCGCGGAGCAGCCCGTGGCAGCGCGCCCGTGCCGCTGTCCGTGCTCGACCTGGCGACCGTGGGAAGCGGGCTGACCGCCACCCACGCCCTGCGCGCCAGTGTCGAACTGGCCGAACTCGCCGAGGCCCGCGGATTCCACCGGATGTGGGTCGCCGAGCACCACTCGATGCCGGGTGTGGCCAGCTCCTCCCCTGCGGTGATCCTCGCCCACCTCGCCGCGTTCACCCGCACGCTGCGGCTCGGTTCCGGCGGAGTGATGCTCCCCAACCACGCCCCGCTGGTGATCGCCGAGCAGTTCGGCACGCTGGAGGCGCTCGCCCCCGGCCGGATCGACCTCGGTCTGGGCCGCGCGCCCGGCACCGACGGCGCCACCGCCGCGGCGCTGCGCCGCACCGACCGCCCGGACGGCGCCGACGACTTCCCGCAGCAGCTCGCCGAGCTGACCCGGTTCCTGGACGACGACTTCCCGGACGGGCACCGCTACGCGCGCATCCACGCGATCCCCGGACCGGTGCAGGGCTCCGTCGCCGGCGGGGTGCAGTCCGCGTCGCGTCCGTCGGTCTGGCTGCTCGGCTCCTCCGGCTTCAGCGCCCGGCTGGCCGGCGCGCTCGGCCTGCCGTTCTCCTTCGCGCACCACTTCTCGGCGGCCAACACCGTTCCCGCGCTGGAGCTCTACCGCGAATCGTTCCGCCCGTCCGCGGTCCTGGACCGCCCGTACGCCGCGATCGGCGTCTCCGCCCTCGCGGCCGACGACCCCGCCGAGGCGCGCCGCCAGGTGCTCACCGGTGCGCTCGGCATGCTGCGGCTGCGCACCGGGCGGCCGGGGCTCATCCCGTCGCCCGAGGAGGCCGAGGCGTACGAATTCAGCGCCCTGGAGCGGGAGTTCATCGACTCCTGGCTCGTCAATGTGGTGCACGGCGGTGCGGAGGAGGTCCGCGACGGGCTCGACGCCCTGGTGAAGCGGACCGGTGCGGACGAGCTGATCATCACGGCCAACGCCCATACGCCGGCCGCCCGTCTGCGGTCCTACGCGTTGATCGCGGACGCCTACGGGCTGCCCGGCGGCGAGTCGTAG
- a CDS encoding IclR family transcriptional regulator C-terminal domain-containing protein, giving the protein MALEYRQIAPVYAVQYALRVLEAVDHHRHGVTAEQLAREIGVPIGYLSQLLAMLKRERYLAFLPGGGYVTGESLVLLGAADREQALADKLNSVLNELRDEVGAAVYFGRYDDGEVTVVDVADGPATPRVNEWVDFRSSAHASAVGKCLLAQLDHRGRREHLSRHRTARLTSRTVVDEKALLSDLESRPASHPMLDLQEYAVGTVCAAVPVTIGKTVACLALSMPTSQAHRLKPAVDTLNERAAPVLLSLSF; this is encoded by the coding sequence GTGGCGCTTGAGTACCGACAGATCGCGCCGGTGTACGCGGTCCAGTACGCGCTGCGCGTACTGGAGGCCGTCGACCACCACCGGCACGGCGTGACGGCCGAGCAGCTGGCCCGCGAGATCGGCGTGCCCATCGGCTACCTCTCGCAACTGCTGGCCATGCTCAAGCGCGAGCGCTATCTCGCGTTCCTGCCCGGCGGCGGATACGTGACCGGCGAATCCCTCGTGCTGCTGGGCGCCGCCGACCGTGAGCAGGCGCTCGCCGACAAGCTCAACAGCGTCCTCAACGAGCTGCGCGACGAGGTCGGCGCCGCCGTCTATTTCGGCCGTTACGACGACGGTGAGGTGACGGTGGTCGACGTGGCGGACGGGCCGGCCACCCCGCGGGTGAACGAATGGGTGGACTTCCGCTCCTCCGCACACGCCAGCGCGGTCGGCAAGTGCCTGCTCGCGCAGCTCGACCACCGCGGCCGCCGCGAACACCTGTCCCGGCACCGGACCGCGCGCCTCACCTCGCGCACCGTCGTCGACGAGAAGGCCCTGCTCTCCGACCTGGAGAGCCGGCCGGCCAGCCACCCCATGCTCGACCTGCAGGAATACGCGGTCGGCACGGTCTGCGCCGCGGTACCGGTCACCATCGGGAAGACGGTCGCCTGCCTCGCGCTGTCGATGCCCACCTCCCAGGCGCACCGCCTCAAACCGGCCGTCGACACCCTGAACGAACGCGCGGCCCCGGTGCTGCTCTCGCTCAGCTTCTGA
- a CDS encoding S8 family serine peptidase, with translation MTPIRRRASLLASATALALSTGLLLPTTPATAAPGATPRPAAPQQATTYDITLVTGDVVHFADGAGNQDTVTVDRPHGAPGGVHVQQAGGETYVLPDEALPLIAAGKLDRRLFDLTALVKMGYDDARSGGVPMIATYTAAARAARSLPAAPAGSTTTRQLPSIGGAALKARKKDSRAFWQDVVAAPAAAAKARSLDNGIDKLWLDGRVEASLKESVPQINAPQAWAQGYDGKGRKVAILDTGIDDTHPDLKDQVSAEQSFVPDQPVTDRNGHGTHVASTIAGTGAASNGDYKGVAPGAKLLIGKVLSNEGSGEDSWIIAGMEWAKAQGADVVSMSLGSPLPDDGTDPMSQAVDNLSANGGPLFVIAAGNAYEAGSIGSPGSAAAALTVAAVDKQDGRADFSSMGPLTGSYALKPDISAPGVDITAARSQALASGSGMYQTMSGTSMATPHVAGAAAILKQRHPDWSGQQLKDALMSSSKQLTAFTPYEMGTGRVDVLAAVDSTVQATGSVDAAVYKWPHAGATSTTRTITYRNNGTADVTLNLALDPAAQAAGAYTLSAKTVAVPAGGTAAVTLTLDPTTVPAATTFSGQVTATDAAGGKAVAHTGFALTKEQELYDYTIKLTGRDGKPAAGTVVLAEKDNPYPSPLDVAGERTLRLPPGTYMAYAELEVTGDTPDSRGLAVLTDPGTVLTRNTTVTLDASTAHKVSARVPQETEQRQLHLDLARTFSNGNLIRDAYIVPPAVDTIYAAPTRKVTDGTFSFVTRWRLGEKQVDASAHGRDLELLPQAGATVHDGSAELRVVTAGKGAAADYAGLDARGKAVVITRSDDVSPADRAANAAKAGAKLLIVVNDGTGRLSDYYADDAGTSTPLGVVSIMRDAGARLVADARGGRLTLDVTQRTDPRYLYDLLSQQDGAIPDRSLAYTPDPKRDLARIDAKYDGDRQRAGGGFRYDIPAWGPGIGFTEKESYPGVRTEYVSPQHGAGFWYEDHAVYRPDYSDELFEMRGGNDHFAAGRHYSTEWFGGVVRPRLGQAFWGPNRSVYNDIQFNITPWTDAGAGHSGSMPPDEYDTTTYTGYQGDTVIAKGTGRAGGLWNVSPQTLPYRLVLDSARDAKEWKSSIRTHTEWGFVSGAIPQNGPWQEDVKLLQLDYDVPTDTAGDVKAGQWTRIGLSSATQQWLAGVTKATRATLSVSYDDGKTWAPTLLVRTGDGSWTTLVRTPNKPGGAVSLKATAQDGKGGTVSQEIIRAFGLR, from the coding sequence ATGACGCCGATAAGACGCCGCGCCTCCCTGCTCGCCAGCGCCACCGCGCTCGCGCTCAGTACCGGACTCCTCCTTCCCACGACCCCCGCGACCGCCGCCCCCGGCGCCACCCCGCGCCCCGCGGCACCGCAGCAGGCCACCACGTACGACATCACCCTGGTCACCGGGGACGTCGTGCACTTCGCCGACGGGGCCGGCAACCAGGACACCGTCACCGTGGACCGCCCGCACGGCGCCCCCGGCGGCGTGCACGTCCAGCAGGCGGGCGGTGAGACCTACGTGCTGCCGGACGAGGCGCTGCCGCTGATCGCCGCCGGCAAGCTCGACCGCCGGCTGTTCGACCTCACCGCGCTGGTGAAGATGGGCTACGACGACGCCCGCTCCGGCGGCGTCCCGATGATCGCCACCTACACCGCCGCCGCCCGCGCCGCCCGGTCGCTGCCCGCCGCCCCCGCCGGCAGCACCACCACCCGGCAGCTGCCGAGCATCGGCGGCGCCGCGCTCAAGGCCCGGAAGAAGGACAGCCGCGCCTTCTGGCAGGACGTGGTGGCCGCGCCGGCCGCCGCGGCGAAGGCACGGTCGCTCGACAACGGCATCGACAAGCTGTGGCTGGACGGCCGGGTCGAGGCGAGCCTGAAGGAGTCGGTACCGCAGATCAACGCGCCGCAGGCCTGGGCGCAGGGCTACGACGGCAAGGGCCGGAAGGTCGCCATCCTGGACACCGGGATCGACGACACCCACCCGGACCTGAAGGACCAGGTCTCCGCCGAGCAGAGCTTCGTCCCCGACCAGCCGGTCACCGACCGGAACGGTCACGGCACGCACGTCGCCTCGACGATCGCGGGCACCGGAGCCGCCTCCAACGGCGACTACAAGGGCGTCGCGCCCGGCGCCAAGCTGCTGATCGGCAAGGTGCTCTCCAACGAGGGCTCCGGCGAGGACTCCTGGATCATCGCGGGCATGGAGTGGGCCAAGGCCCAGGGCGCCGACGTGGTCAGCATGAGCCTCGGCTCGCCGCTCCCCGACGACGGCACCGACCCGATGTCACAGGCGGTCGACAACCTCTCGGCGAACGGCGGACCGCTCTTCGTCATCGCCGCCGGAAACGCATACGAAGCCGGCTCCATCGGCTCGCCCGGCTCCGCGGCCGCGGCGCTCACCGTCGCCGCCGTGGACAAGCAGGACGGCCGCGCCGACTTCTCCAGCATGGGCCCGCTGACCGGCTCGTACGCACTGAAGCCGGACATCTCGGCGCCCGGCGTCGACATCACCGCCGCCCGCTCGCAGGCGCTCGCCTCCGGCAGCGGCATGTACCAGACCATGTCCGGCACCTCGATGGCCACGCCGCACGTCGCCGGCGCCGCCGCGATCCTCAAGCAGCGGCACCCCGACTGGAGCGGGCAGCAGCTCAAGGACGCGCTGATGAGCTCGTCGAAGCAGCTCACCGCCTTCACCCCGTACGAGATGGGCACCGGGCGGGTCGATGTGCTCGCCGCCGTGGACTCCACGGTCCAGGCCACCGGCTCGGTCGACGCCGCCGTCTACAAGTGGCCGCACGCCGGTGCCACGAGCACCACGCGCACCATCACCTACCGCAACAACGGCACGGCGGACGTCACGCTGAACCTCGCGCTGGACCCGGCCGCCCAGGCGGCCGGCGCCTACACGCTGTCCGCGAAGACGGTCGCCGTCCCGGCGGGCGGCACCGCCGCGGTCACCCTCACCCTCGACCCCACGACCGTCCCGGCCGCGACCACCTTCTCCGGCCAGGTCACCGCGACCGACGCGGCCGGCGGCAAGGCCGTCGCGCACACCGGCTTCGCGCTCACCAAGGAGCAGGAGCTCTACGACTACACGATCAAGCTGACCGGACGCGACGGGAAGCCGGCCGCCGGCACCGTCGTCCTCGCCGAGAAGGACAACCCGTACCCGTCGCCGCTCGACGTGGCCGGCGAGCGCACCCTGCGGCTTCCGCCGGGCACGTACATGGCGTACGCGGAGCTGGAGGTCACCGGTGACACCCCGGACTCCCGCGGCCTGGCGGTGCTCACCGACCCCGGGACGGTGCTCACCAGGAACACCACGGTGACGCTCGACGCGAGCACGGCGCACAAGGTCAGCGCCCGCGTCCCGCAGGAGACCGAGCAGCGCCAGCTGCACCTGGACCTGGCCCGCACCTTCTCCAACGGCAACCTCATCCGCGACGCGTACATCGTGCCGCCGGCGGTCGACACCATCTACGCCGCGCCCACCCGGAAGGTCACCGACGGCACCTTCTCCTTCGTGACCCGCTGGCGGCTCGGCGAGAAGCAGGTCGACGCCTCGGCGCACGGCCGGGACCTCGAACTGCTGCCGCAGGCCGGCGCCACCGTCCACGACGGCTCGGCCGAGCTGCGCGTCGTCACCGCGGGCAAGGGCGCCGCGGCCGACTACGCGGGTCTGGACGCCAGGGGCAAGGCCGTCGTCATCACCCGCAGCGACGACGTCTCCCCCGCCGACCGCGCCGCGAACGCGGCCAAGGCGGGCGCCAAGCTGCTGATCGTCGTCAACGACGGCACCGGCCGGCTCTCCGACTACTACGCGGACGACGCGGGCACCAGCACCCCGCTCGGCGTCGTCTCGATCATGCGCGACGCGGGCGCCCGGCTCGTCGCCGACGCCAGGGGCGGCAGGCTCACCCTCGACGTCACACAGCGCACCGACCCGCGCTACCTCTACGACCTGCTCTCCCAGCAGGACGGCGCGATCCCCGACCGGTCCCTCGCCTACACCCCCGACCCCAAGCGGGACCTCGCCCGGATCGACGCCAAGTACGACGGCGACCGGCAGCGGGCCGGCGGCGGCTTCCGCTACGACATCCCCGCCTGGGGGCCGGGCATCGGCTTCACCGAGAAGGAGTCCTACCCCGGCGTGCGCACCGAGTACGTCTCGCCGCAGCACGGCGCCGGCTTCTGGTACGAGGACCACGCCGTCTACCGGCCGGACTACTCGGACGAGCTGTTCGAGATGCGCGGCGGCAACGACCACTTCGCCGCGGGCCGGCACTACTCCACCGAGTGGTTCGGCGGGGTGGTGCGACCGCGTCTGGGCCAGGCGTTCTGGGGTCCGAACCGCAGCGTCTACAACGACATCCAGTTCAACATCACGCCGTGGACGGACGCGGGAGCGGGCCACTCCGGCTCGATGCCGCCGGACGAGTACGACACCACCACGTACACCGGCTACCAGGGCGACACCGTGATCGCGAAGGGCACCGGCCGGGCGGGCGGACTGTGGAACGTGTCCCCGCAGACCCTCCCGTACCGCCTGGTGCTGGACTCCGCACGGGACGCGAAGGAGTGGAAGAGCTCGATCCGCACGCACACCGAGTGGGGCTTCGTCTCCGGCGCGATTCCGCAGAACGGACCCTGGCAGGAGGACGTCAAGCTGCTGCAGCTCGACTACGACGTACCCACGGACACCGCGGGTGACGTCAAGGCCGGGCAGTGGACGCGGATCGGTCTGTCGTCCGCCACGCAGCAGTGGCTGGCCGGCGTGACGAAGGCCACCAGGGCGACGCTGTCGGTCTCGTACGACGACGGCAAGACCTGGGCGCCGACCCTCCTGGTCAGGACGGGCGACGGTTCCTGGACCACGCTCGTCAGGACGCCGAACAAGCCCGGCGGCGCGGTCTCGCTCAAGGCCACCGCCCAGGACGGCAAGGGCGGCACCGTCAGCCAGGAGATCATCCGCGCCTTCGGCCTGCGCTGA
- a CDS encoding metallophosphoesterase, whose protein sequence is MPDGKLWGISDLHVAFAENRKIVEGLRPESDTDWLIVAGDVGELTDGIEWALTLLSGRYARVVWAPGNHDLWTPAEDPVQLRGEARYRHLVEMCRSLGVLTPEDPYPVWEGAGGPAVVAPLFVLYDYTFRTDTAANKEESLAQAYKSGIVCSDEFLLHPDPYPSLDAWCRARLKESERRLRDCDPALPLVLVNHFPLVRQPTRILHYPEFAQWCGTERTADWHRRFTVSAVVYGHLHIPRTAWYDGVRFEEVSVGYPREWSRPGHPRTVPRQILPEPAR, encoded by the coding sequence ATGCCGGATGGAAAGCTCTGGGGGATCAGCGACCTGCATGTGGCGTTCGCGGAGAACCGGAAGATCGTCGAGGGCCTGCGCCCCGAGTCGGACACCGACTGGCTGATCGTCGCGGGCGACGTGGGCGAGCTGACGGACGGCATCGAGTGGGCGCTGACCCTGCTCAGCGGCAGATACGCCCGGGTGGTGTGGGCGCCCGGCAACCACGACCTGTGGACCCCGGCCGAGGACCCGGTCCAGTTACGCGGCGAGGCGCGCTACCGCCATCTGGTCGAGATGTGCCGCTCGCTGGGCGTGCTCACCCCGGAGGACCCGTACCCGGTCTGGGAGGGCGCGGGCGGCCCGGCCGTCGTGGCGCCGCTGTTCGTCCTCTACGACTACACGTTCCGCACCGACACCGCCGCGAACAAGGAGGAGTCGCTCGCCCAGGCGTACAAGTCCGGGATCGTGTGCAGTGACGAGTTCCTGCTGCATCCCGATCCGTACCCGAGCCTCGACGCCTGGTGCCGGGCCCGGCTGAAGGAGTCCGAGCGGCGGCTGCGGGACTGCGATCCGGCCCTCCCGCTGGTCCTGGTCAACCACTTCCCGCTGGTCCGCCAGCCCACCCGGATCCTGCACTACCCGGAGTTCGCCCAGTGGTGCGGCACCGAGCGGACGGCCGACTGGCACCGGCGGTTCACGGTGAGCGCGGTGGTCTACGGCCATCTGCACATTCCCCGGACCGCCTGGTACGACGGGGTGCGCTTCGAGGAGGTCTCCGTCGGCTACCCCCGCGAATGGAGCCGCCCGGGCCACCCCAGAACCGTCCCCCGCCAGATCCTGCCGGAGCCGGCCCGCTGA